In a genomic window of Streptomyces sp. SJL17-4:
- a CDS encoding beta-xylosidase — MALTRSRAAARRRRWTAVLGATALAVAGGALAAPAGATTTSQPVEFQTRCVPPPIAGIPPITGTTTAEITVDKSSPKVGDTVTVTYTITKPAASNPVDLALPADIMTPSGKVVLGGAQTGAVTVNGPKKNPPVPGKGSFPAFSMTGTFTVTQAGSITLSPGDYNIHTSYLMELDTPCTVLDPPAPVSETVTASPVTSPNTRALALDTASGDPGVRVTVNGSKFTPLTDVTVVGRAGAAETADRMTVTTDSEGSFAARLKVNDVATTGIVAYEGGAWDPDKGAGPAAYKVVVPAPPNSQTITAAVTAGELSMTQAGDAVQLSSVDFGQGGAATGDLKTVTVKDFRGGPAGWSLTGKVTDFTGTGGSIGAGNLSWTPACTAKAGSPSTCAAGSSGPVGSGGATLASTPNGALTGGEFTIDAGLSLDVPAFTAPGSYAGVLTLTLS; from the coding sequence ATGGCACTCACCCGATCCCGGGCGGCGGCCCGAAGACGGCGCTGGACCGCCGTCCTCGGCGCCACCGCCCTCGCGGTCGCAGGAGGCGCGCTCGCGGCCCCGGCCGGCGCGACCACCACCTCCCAGCCGGTGGAATTCCAGACCCGCTGCGTCCCGCCGCCGATCGCCGGCATCCCGCCCATCACGGGCACGACCACCGCCGAGATCACCGTCGACAAGAGCAGCCCCAAGGTCGGCGACACGGTCACGGTGACGTACACGATCACCAAGCCCGCCGCGTCCAACCCGGTCGACCTCGCGCTCCCGGCCGACATCATGACGCCCAGCGGCAAGGTCGTCCTCGGCGGCGCCCAGACCGGCGCGGTCACCGTCAACGGCCCCAAGAAGAACCCGCCGGTCCCCGGCAAGGGCTCCTTCCCCGCCTTCTCGATGACCGGCACCTTCACGGTCACCCAGGCCGGGTCGATCACCCTCTCGCCCGGCGACTACAACATCCACACCAGCTACCTCATGGAGCTGGACACCCCCTGTACGGTCCTCGACCCGCCCGCCCCGGTCTCCGAGACGGTCACGGCGAGCCCCGTGACCAGCCCCAACACCCGTGCGCTGGCGCTCGACACCGCGTCCGGCGACCCGGGCGTCCGGGTGACCGTCAACGGTTCCAAGTTCACCCCGCTCACCGACGTCACCGTCGTCGGCCGCGCCGGAGCGGCGGAGACCGCGGACAGGATGACCGTCACGACCGACAGCGAGGGCTCCTTCGCCGCGCGTCTGAAGGTCAACGACGTGGCGACCACCGGCATCGTGGCGTACGAGGGCGGGGCCTGGGACCCGGACAAGGGCGCCGGCCCCGCCGCGTACAAGGTCGTCGTACCGGCGCCGCCGAACAGCCAGACGATCACGGCGGCCGTCACCGCGGGCGAGCTGTCCATGACCCAGGCCGGGGACGCCGTCCAGCTGTCGTCCGTCGACTTCGGTCAGGGCGGCGCGGCCACCGGCGACCTCAAGACGGTGACGGTCAAGGACTTCCGCGGCGGCCCCGCGGGCTGGTCCCTCACCGGCAAGGTCACCGACTTCACCGGCACCGGCGGCTCCATCGGCGCAGGGAACCTCAGCTGGACCCCGGCCTGCACCGCCAAGGCCGGCAGCCCCAGCACCTGCGCGGCCGGCTCGTCCGGTCCGGTCGGCAGCGGCGGCGCGACCCTCGCCTCCACACCGAACGGCGCCCTCACGGGCGGCGAGTTCACGATCGACGCGGGGCTCTCCCTCGACGTCCCGGCCTTCACGGCGCCGGGCTCGTACGCGGGCGTGCTGACGCTCACCCTGTCCTGA
- a CDS encoding DUF916 domain-containing protein has translation MRTLYVLLLSVLLLLLGPAPHARAAENGEWAVYPAAAQLGSRPYFFLTADPGSTLTDRVTVANKTAAPLTFRLYGADAYNTDRDGGFAVRTQREKQTGAGAWITPERTRITVPPGSAVTVRYTLTVPADADPGDHPGALVALDERISPGGKGAVAVGVQRAVAARLYLRVNGPTVPALGVEDVTVDQDRPLVPGAGTSSAVVSYTLHNRGNVTLNPKVALKAEGLFGRTLLDRDLAKVPSELLPRQKIRLTERWTGSPQLDWGDITLTATAKDVRETGTVSFLALPWLAAATLLVGGAAGLFGLRIRRHRAARAEPGAHVST, from the coding sequence GTGCGCACGCTGTACGTCCTCCTCCTGAGCGTCCTGCTGCTGCTCCTGGGCCCCGCCCCGCACGCGCGGGCCGCCGAGAACGGCGAGTGGGCCGTCTATCCGGCCGCCGCCCAGCTGGGCAGCCGCCCCTACTTCTTCCTCACCGCCGATCCGGGCTCCACGCTCACCGACCGGGTCACCGTCGCCAACAAGACGGCCGCCCCGCTGACCTTCCGGCTCTACGGCGCCGACGCCTACAACACCGACCGGGACGGCGGCTTCGCCGTCCGCACCCAGCGGGAGAAGCAGACCGGCGCCGGTGCCTGGATCACGCCGGAGCGGACCCGGATCACCGTCCCGCCCGGCTCCGCCGTCACCGTCCGGTACACGCTGACCGTCCCCGCCGACGCGGACCCCGGCGACCACCCCGGGGCGCTCGTCGCCCTCGACGAGCGGATCAGCCCCGGCGGGAAGGGCGCCGTCGCCGTCGGCGTCCAGCGCGCCGTCGCCGCCCGCCTCTACCTGCGGGTCAACGGGCCGACCGTGCCCGCCCTCGGCGTCGAGGACGTCACCGTCGACCAGGACCGGCCGCTGGTCCCCGGCGCCGGTACGAGCAGCGCGGTCGTCTCGTACACGCTGCACAACCGGGGCAACGTCACCCTCAACCCCAAGGTCGCCCTCAAGGCGGAGGGCCTCTTCGGACGCACCCTCCTCGACCGCGACCTCGCCAAGGTGCCGTCCGAGCTGCTGCCCCGGCAGAAGATCCGGCTCACCGAGCGGTGGACCGGATCCCCGCAGCTCGACTGGGGTGACATCACCCTCACCGCCACCGCGAAGGACGTCCGGGAGACGGGCACGGTCTCCTTCCTCGCCCTGCCCTGGCTCGCCGCCGCGACCCTGCTCGTCGGGGGCGCCGCGGGCCTCTTCGGCCTGCGGATCCGGCGGCACCGGGCGGCCCGCGCGGAGCCGGGGGCGCACGTGAGTACGTGA
- the era gene encoding GTPase Era, with amino-acid sequence MSARNQETEAVHRAGFACFVGRPNAGKSTLTNALVGQKVAITSNRPQTTRHTVRGIVHRPEAQLILVDTPGLHKPRTLLGERLNDVVRTTWAEVDVIGFCLPADQKLGPGDKFIAKELAGIKKTPKVAIITKTDLVDSKTLAEQLIAVDQLGKELGFEWAQIVPVSAVGNKQVQLVADLLIPLLPESPPLYPEGDLTDEPEQVMVAELIREAALEGVRDELPHSIAVVVEEMIPRENRPADRPLLDIHANVYIERPSQKGIIIGPKGSRLKEVGMKSRKHIEALLGTPVFLDLHVKVAKDWQRDPKQLRKLGF; translated from the coding sequence ATGAGCGCTCGCAACCAAGAAACCGAAGCCGTCCACCGGGCCGGCTTCGCCTGCTTCGTCGGCCGCCCCAACGCGGGCAAGTCCACTCTCACGAACGCTCTGGTCGGTCAGAAGGTGGCCATCACCTCGAACCGGCCGCAGACCACCCGGCACACCGTCCGGGGCATCGTGCACCGCCCGGAGGCGCAGCTGATCCTTGTGGACACCCCCGGCCTCCACAAGCCGCGCACCCTCCTCGGCGAGCGGCTCAACGACGTCGTGCGCACCACCTGGGCCGAGGTCGACGTCATCGGCTTCTGCCTGCCCGCCGACCAGAAGCTCGGCCCCGGCGACAAGTTCATCGCCAAGGAACTCGCCGGGATCAAGAAGACCCCCAAGGTCGCGATCATCACCAAGACCGACCTGGTCGACTCCAAGACGCTCGCCGAGCAGCTGATCGCCGTCGACCAGCTGGGCAAGGAGCTGGGCTTCGAGTGGGCGCAGATCGTGCCGGTCTCGGCCGTCGGCAACAAGCAGGTCCAGCTCGTCGCCGACCTGCTGATCCCGCTGCTCCCGGAGTCCCCGCCGCTCTACCCGGAGGGCGACCTCACGGACGAGCCGGAGCAGGTCATGGTCGCGGAGCTGATCCGCGAGGCCGCGCTCGAAGGCGTACGGGACGAGCTGCCGCACTCGATCGCGGTGGTCGTCGAGGAGATGATCCCGCGCGAGAACCGCCCGGCGGACCGGCCGCTGCTCGACATCCACGCCAACGTGTACATCGAGCGCCCCAGCCAGAAGGGCATCATCATCGGCCCGAAAGGCAGCCGCCTCAAGGAGGTCGGCATGAAGTCCCGCAAGCACATCGAGGCCCTCCTCGGCACCCCGGTCTTCCTGGACCTCCACGTCAAGGTCGCGAAGGACTGGCAGCGCGACCCGAAGCAGCTGCGGAAGCTGGGCTTCTGA
- a CDS encoding protealysin inhibitor emfourin: MRIRVRRTGGFAGIERSAEVEATGPEWESLATAVLAEDAQAARGVPDGFSYEITIDGRTVHCADPRLTDAQRTLVSRVLKEGA; the protein is encoded by the coding sequence ATGCGGATTCGAGTGCGGCGCACGGGCGGTTTCGCGGGCATCGAGCGGTCGGCGGAGGTGGAGGCGACGGGCCCCGAGTGGGAGTCGCTGGCCACCGCCGTCCTCGCCGAGGACGCCCAGGCCGCCCGGGGCGTCCCGGACGGCTTCTCGTACGAGATCACCATCGACGGCCGGACAGTGCACTGCGCCGATCCGCGTCTGACAGACGCGCAGAGGACCCTCGTGTCGAGGGTCCTCAAGGAAGGCGCCTAG
- a CDS encoding M4 family metallopeptidase — MTPQTPVFCSIVPPHLLEHLAHSSNPAVAAAARRTLIADASARTFRILPLPGTEPTLAPAEAGKPHRTIYDCERGTELPGAKVRGEGDAATGDATVNRAYAGLGATFDLFLHAFGHDSIDGSGLPLLASVHYDEKYGNAFWNGEQMVFGDGDDEIFLDFTLPVDVIGHELAHGFTQYSANLEYFSQSGALNESVSDVFGSLVKQYALGQSADQADWLIGEGLFHANVEGTALRSMKAPGTAYDDDVLGKDPQPGHMDDYVRTGRDNGGVHINSGIPNHAFYLAATELGGNAWERAGQIWYDVMTGGTLTPEARFSEFAAATVAAARARYGDGEEIQAVLKAWSAVGVPTD, encoded by the coding sequence ATGACTCCCCAGACGCCTGTCTTCTGCTCGATCGTCCCCCCGCACCTCCTGGAGCACCTGGCGCACTCCTCGAACCCGGCCGTCGCCGCGGCCGCGCGCCGCACGCTCATCGCGGACGCCTCGGCCCGTACGTTCCGGATCCTGCCGCTGCCCGGCACCGAGCCCACGCTCGCCCCCGCCGAGGCCGGCAAGCCGCACCGCACGATCTACGACTGCGAGCGCGGCACCGAGCTGCCCGGCGCGAAGGTCCGCGGCGAGGGCGACGCCGCGACCGGGGACGCCACCGTCAACCGGGCGTACGCCGGCCTGGGCGCCACCTTCGACCTCTTCCTCCACGCCTTCGGGCACGACTCGATCGACGGCTCCGGGCTGCCGCTGCTCGCCTCCGTCCACTACGACGAGAAGTACGGCAACGCCTTCTGGAACGGCGAGCAGATGGTGTTCGGCGACGGCGACGACGAGATCTTCCTCGACTTCACCCTCCCCGTGGACGTCATCGGCCACGAGCTGGCCCACGGCTTCACCCAGTACTCGGCGAACCTGGAGTACTTCAGCCAGTCCGGCGCCCTCAACGAGTCCGTCTCCGACGTCTTCGGCTCCCTCGTGAAGCAGTACGCGCTCGGCCAGTCCGCCGACCAGGCCGACTGGCTCATCGGCGAGGGCCTCTTCCACGCGAACGTGGAGGGGACGGCGCTGCGCTCCATGAAGGCCCCGGGCACCGCGTACGACGACGACGTCCTCGGCAAGGACCCGCAGCCCGGCCACATGGACGACTACGTCCGCACCGGCCGCGACAACGGCGGCGTCCACATCAACTCCGGCATTCCCAACCACGCCTTCTACCTGGCGGCGACCGAGCTGGGCGGGAACGCCTGGGAGCGGGCCGGGCAGATCTGGTACGACGTGATGACCGGCGGGACGCTCACCCCCGAGGCCCGATTCTCCGAGTTCGCGGCGGCCACGGTGGCGGCGGCGCGGGCGCGGTACGGCGACGGGGAGGAGATCCAGGCCGTCCTGAAGGCCTGGTCGGCGGTGGGCGTACCGACCGACTGA
- the leuA gene encoding 2-isopropylmalate synthase, translating to MTQSPFVSRPTPITNATQLQKPSGMPIHKYGQYEQVRIPDRTWPEQRITKAPRWLSTDLRDGNQALIDPMSPARKREMFDLLVRMGYKEIEVGFPSSGETDFAFVRSIIEEGAIPDDVTISVLTQAREDLIERTVESLVGAKRATVHLYNATAPTFRRVVFRGSKEQIKQIAVDGTRLVMEYAEKLLDERTIFGYQYSPEIFTDTELDFALEVCEAVCDVWQPGPGREIILNLPATVERSTPSTHADRFEWMSRNLTRREHICVSVHPHNDRGTAVAAAELAIMAGADRIEGCLFGQGERTGNVDLVTLGMNLFSQGVDPQIDFSQIDEIRRTSEYCNQMEVHPRHPYAGDLVYTAFSGSHQDAIKKGFDAMEADAAAKGVTVDDIEWAVPYLPIDPKDVGRSYEAVIRVNSQSGKGGIAYVLKNDHKLDLPRRMQIEFSKIIQQKTDSEGGEVTPAAIWSVFQDEYLPNPDNAGARWGRIQLRSGQTTSDTDGTDTLTVEAVVDGAETVLTGSGNGPISAFFAALQAIGVDARLLDYQEHTMSEGASAQAASYIECAIDGQVLWGIGIDANTTRASLKAVISAVNRSAR from the coding sequence ATGACCCAGTCCCCGTTCGTCAGCCGCCCCACGCCGATCACCAACGCGACGCAGCTGCAGAAGCCGTCCGGGATGCCGATCCACAAGTACGGCCAGTACGAGCAGGTACGGATCCCCGACCGCACCTGGCCCGAGCAGCGGATCACCAAGGCCCCGCGCTGGCTGTCCACCGACCTGCGCGACGGCAACCAGGCCCTGATCGACCCGATGTCCCCGGCCCGCAAGCGCGAGATGTTCGACCTGCTGGTGCGCATGGGCTACAAGGAGATCGAGGTCGGCTTCCCGTCCTCCGGCGAGACCGACTTCGCGTTCGTGCGCTCCATCATCGAAGAGGGCGCGATCCCGGACGACGTCACCATCTCCGTCCTGACCCAGGCCCGCGAGGACCTGATCGAGCGGACCGTGGAGTCCCTGGTCGGCGCGAAGCGCGCCACCGTCCACCTGTACAACGCCACCGCGCCCACCTTCCGCCGGGTCGTCTTCCGCGGCTCGAAGGAGCAGATCAAGCAGATCGCCGTGGACGGCACCCGGCTGGTCATGGAGTACGCGGAGAAGCTGCTCGACGAGCGCACGATCTTCGGCTACCAGTACAGCCCCGAGATCTTCACCGACACCGAGCTGGACTTCGCCCTGGAGGTCTGCGAGGCGGTCTGTGACGTCTGGCAGCCGGGCCCGGGCCGCGAGATCATCCTGAACCTGCCCGCCACCGTGGAGCGTTCGACACCGTCCACGCACGCGGACCGCTTCGAGTGGATGTCCCGGAACCTGACCCGCCGCGAGCACATCTGCGTATCGGTCCACCCGCACAACGACCGCGGTACGGCCGTGGCGGCGGCCGAGCTGGCGATCATGGCCGGCGCCGACCGCATCGAGGGCTGCCTGTTCGGGCAGGGCGAGCGCACCGGCAACGTCGACCTGGTGACCCTGGGCATGAACCTGTTCAGCCAGGGCGTCGACCCGCAGATCGACTTCTCGCAGATCGACGAGATCCGCCGCACCTCCGAGTACTGCAACCAGATGGAGGTCCACCCGCGCCACCCCTACGCGGGCGACCTGGTCTACACCGCCTTCTCCGGCTCCCACCAGGACGCCATCAAGAAGGGCTTCGACGCCATGGAGGCCGACGCGGCCGCCAAGGGCGTCACCGTCGACGACATCGAGTGGGCCGTGCCGTACCTGCCGATCGACCCGAAGGACGTCGGCCGTTCCTACGAGGCCGTCATCCGGGTCAACTCGCAGTCCGGCAAGGGCGGCATCGCGTACGTCCTGAAGAACGACCACAAGCTGGACCTGCCCCGCCGGATGCAGATCGAGTTCTCGAAGATCATCCAGCAGAAGACCGACAGCGAGGGCGGCGAGGTCACCCCCGCCGCGATCTGGTCCGTCTTCCAGGACGAGTACCTGCCCAACCCGGACAACGCCGGTGCTCGCTGGGGCCGCATCCAGCTGCGCTCCGGCCAGACCACCTCCGACACGGACGGCACGGACACGCTGACCGTCGAGGCGGTCGTCGACGGCGCCGAGACCGTCCTGACCGGCTCCGGCAACGGCCCGATCTCCGCCTTCTTCGCCGCCCTGCAGGCGATCGGCGTGGACGCCCGCCTGCTGGACTACCAGGAGCACACGATGAGCGAGGGCGCCTCCGCGCAGGCCGCCTCGTACATCGAGTGCGCCATCGACGGCCAGGTCCTGTGGGGCATCGGCATCGACGCGAACACGACCCGCGCCTCCCTGAAGGCGGTCATCTCGGCGGTCAACCGCTCCGCCCGCTGA
- a CDS encoding TerB family tellurite resistance protein, producing MRSARNSRGGKVGVCGIRTSWNTVGDGEFFCEECGGDRNYRRRTGRRRFAVLGVPVLPRGCTGPVVECAACHTHFGTEVLDHPTTSRFSAMLRDAVHTVALAVLAAGGTDSRAVLDRAVSAVRSAGFAECTAVQLVDLVEALEADTGRFMPEVNPEGTLLAIELHEALEPLTPHLAPSGRESILLQAARIALADGAYSPAEREVLGTVGNALALAPEDVVRLLASARTVS from the coding sequence GTGCGGTCTGCCCGGAATTCACGTGGTGGGAAAGTGGGCGTCTGCGGAATCCGCACCTCCTGGAACACGGTCGGAGACGGCGAGTTCTTCTGCGAGGAGTGCGGCGGCGACCGCAACTACCGGCGCCGCACCGGCCGCCGCAGGTTCGCCGTCCTGGGGGTCCCGGTCCTGCCCCGGGGCTGTACGGGACCCGTCGTCGAATGCGCGGCCTGTCACACGCACTTCGGTACGGAGGTGCTCGACCACCCCACGACCAGCCGCTTCTCCGCGATGCTGCGGGACGCCGTGCACACCGTCGCCCTCGCCGTGCTCGCGGCCGGCGGCACCGACTCGCGCGCGGTCCTCGACCGGGCCGTGAGCGCCGTCAGGTCCGCCGGGTTCGCCGAGTGCACCGCCGTCCAGCTCGTCGACCTCGTCGAGGCCCTGGAGGCCGACACCGGGCGCTTCATGCCCGAGGTGAACCCCGAGGGCACGCTCCTCGCGATCGAGCTGCACGAGGCCCTGGAGCCCCTCACCCCGCACCTGGCGCCCTCCGGGCGGGAGTCGATCCTGCTCCAAGCCGCCCGGATCGCCCTCGCCGACGGCGCCTACAGCCCCGCCGAGCGGGAGGTCCTGGGGACGGTCGGCAACGCGCTCGCGCTCGCCCCGGAAGACGTCGTACGACTGCTCGCCTCGGCCCGGACGGTTTCGTAG
- a CDS encoding FAD-binding oxidoreductase encodes MTTTTNPLTNPDTLRGAVRGTVVTRGDPSYDEARRVYNALHDRRPAVVVHAVDAGDVMAAVLYAREHELPLAVRGGSHSVAGFGTVDDGLVVDLSRMRGVRVDPEARTARAEGGATWGDFNHATHAFGLATTGGVISTTGIGGLTLGGGMGHLARRCGLSCDNLIAADVVTAEGTLVTCDAERNPDLFWALRGGGGNFGVAVSLAYRLHPVADVFGGLSCYPLDGDVARGWRELIADSPVELNPILVLALGPEEPFLPERWHGRPICAVFTCFSGPEAEDEKVLARLDGLGPVIGRFMERMPYPVVNTLFDEQLPAGLYHYWKGNFSRGLSDGAIAAHMEYGATMPSLESDTAIFPIDGACHRVGPEETAFAYRDAVFSHSFGGTWTDLADSDHNIAWTRAYDTALRPHTQEGGYVNFMDTDDQDRVRVNYRQNYDRLRTVKRRYDPDNVFRLNQNITP; translated from the coding sequence ATGACCACCACGACCAACCCCCTGACCAATCCCGACACGCTTCGCGGTGCCGTGCGCGGCACCGTCGTGACCCGCGGCGACCCCTCGTACGACGAGGCCCGCCGGGTCTACAACGCCCTGCACGACCGCCGCCCGGCCGTCGTCGTCCACGCCGTGGACGCCGGCGACGTGATGGCGGCGGTGTTGTACGCCCGGGAGCACGAGCTCCCCCTGGCGGTGCGCGGCGGCTCCCACTCGGTCGCCGGCTTCGGCACCGTGGACGACGGGCTCGTCGTCGACCTGTCCCGGATGCGCGGGGTGCGGGTCGACCCGGAGGCCCGTACGGCACGGGCCGAGGGCGGCGCCACCTGGGGCGACTTCAACCACGCCACCCATGCCTTCGGGCTCGCCACCACCGGCGGGGTGATCTCCACGACCGGCATCGGCGGCCTCACGCTCGGCGGCGGCATGGGCCACCTGGCCCGCCGGTGCGGTCTGAGCTGCGACAACCTGATCGCCGCGGACGTGGTGACCGCCGAGGGCACCCTCGTGACCTGCGACGCCGAGCGGAACCCGGACCTGTTCTGGGCGCTGCGGGGCGGCGGCGGAAACTTCGGCGTCGCCGTCTCCCTCGCGTACCGGCTGCACCCGGTCGCGGACGTCTTCGGCGGTCTGAGCTGCTACCCGCTCGACGGGGACGTCGCGCGCGGCTGGCGCGAGCTGATCGCGGACTCCCCCGTGGAGCTGAACCCGATCCTCGTCCTCGCGCTGGGCCCGGAGGAACCGTTCCTCCCCGAGCGCTGGCACGGTCGCCCGATCTGCGCCGTCTTCACCTGCTTCAGCGGCCCTGAGGCGGAGGACGAGAAGGTCCTCGCCCGCCTGGACGGACTCGGTCCTGTCATCGGCCGGTTCATGGAGCGGATGCCGTACCCGGTGGTCAACACCCTCTTCGACGAGCAGCTGCCGGCCGGGCTCTACCACTACTGGAAGGGCAACTTCAGCCGCGGACTCTCCGACGGAGCCATCGCGGCCCACATGGAGTACGGCGCGACGATGCCGTCCCTCGAATCGGACACGGCGATCTTCCCGATCGACGGCGCCTGCCACCGGGTGGGCCCGGAGGAGACCGCGTTCGCGTACCGGGACGCCGTCTTCTCGCACTCCTTCGGCGGCACCTGGACCGACCTGGCGGACTCGGACCACAACATCGCCTGGACCCGCGCCTACGACACGGCCCTGCGCCCGCACACCCAGGAGGGCGGCTACGTCAACTTCATGGACACCGACGACCAGGACCGCGTACGGGTCAACTACCGCCAGAACTACGACCGGCTGAGGACGGTCAAGCGCCGGTACGACCCCGACAACGTGTTCCGGCTGAACCAGAACATCACGCCCTGA
- a CDS encoding helix-turn-helix transcriptional regulator, with product MSVPTTIDAVERARDAAGRESWAEAYELLHAHDRHPSRGLTADDLSVLADAAWWSGHVDESVTARLRAHAAYLAADDHRGAGLASWWLYYEYAGLGRPAAAAGWLHRARHHLEDLPDCPEQCFLAMTEAEEASAHGDHASALAATRRMTALALACGSPDLLALSRRTESHVLLAAGRRTEGLALLDDAMCAVSAGELSGMVTGWLYCLALTECMEAADFARAVEWTNAAMEWCAPPWTGRPPDTDVAAKDAATETAPAPMTVPSGENPFRGVCRAHRVEVLDLLGAWALAEAEARQACREVPVDCLESAAAAYYAAGDVQRRQGRLEAAAVSYGHAHELGRIPQPGLALLRLAQGRAAAAVAGVELALACRNDPDHDVLGRARLLAARTEVALAVRDVAGAAEAAADLDALAGDADGDVPLLRALADTALGSVALAEKRPEALLPLRRALAGWLELRVPYEAAQVRMLLAAACRAAGDEEAARLELGTARAAFERLGAVPDARVAAALLTGGSRRRLPGGLTAREAEVLRLVASGGTNKDIARELVISEHTVARHLNNIFAKLGVGSRASATAYAYAHDLV from the coding sequence ATGTCCGTACCCACCACGATCGACGCGGTCGAACGCGCCAGGGACGCCGCCGGGCGTGAGTCCTGGGCGGAGGCGTACGAGCTGCTTCACGCCCACGACCGGCACCCCTCGCGCGGCTTGACCGCCGACGACCTCTCCGTGCTCGCCGACGCCGCCTGGTGGTCCGGGCACGTCGACGAGTCCGTGACCGCCCGGCTCCGGGCGCACGCCGCCTATCTCGCGGCCGACGACCACCGGGGCGCCGGGCTCGCCTCCTGGTGGCTGTACTACGAGTACGCCGGTCTCGGGCGCCCCGCCGCTGCCGCCGGCTGGCTCCACCGGGCCCGGCACCACCTGGAGGACCTGCCCGACTGCCCCGAGCAGTGCTTCCTGGCGATGACGGAGGCCGAGGAGGCCTCGGCGCACGGCGACCACGCGTCCGCCCTCGCCGCGACCCGCCGCATGACCGCCCTGGCCCTCGCCTGCGGCAGCCCCGACCTGCTCGCCCTCAGCCGCCGCACCGAGTCCCACGTGCTCCTCGCGGCAGGCCGCAGGACCGAGGGGCTCGCCCTCCTCGACGACGCCATGTGCGCGGTGTCGGCGGGCGAACTGAGCGGCATGGTCACGGGCTGGCTGTACTGCCTCGCCTTGACCGAGTGCATGGAGGCCGCCGACTTCGCGCGGGCGGTGGAGTGGACGAACGCGGCGATGGAGTGGTGCGCCCCGCCGTGGACGGGCCGCCCGCCGGACACGGACGTGGCGGCGAAGGACGCCGCCACGGAGACGGCCCCGGCCCCCATGACCGTCCCCTCCGGCGAGAACCCCTTCCGGGGCGTCTGCCGGGCCCACCGGGTCGAGGTCCTCGACCTCCTCGGGGCCTGGGCGCTCGCCGAGGCCGAGGCCCGGCAGGCCTGCCGCGAGGTGCCCGTGGACTGCCTGGAGTCGGCCGCCGCCGCGTACTACGCCGCCGGCGACGTCCAGCGGCGCCAGGGCCGCCTCGAAGCGGCCGCCGTCTCGTACGGGCACGCCCACGAGCTGGGCCGCATCCCGCAGCCGGGCCTCGCGCTGCTTCGCCTCGCGCAGGGCCGGGCCGCCGCGGCCGTGGCGGGCGTCGAGCTGGCCCTGGCCTGCCGGAACGACCCCGACCACGACGTCCTGGGCCGGGCCCGCCTCCTTGCCGCCCGTACGGAGGTGGCGCTCGCCGTCCGTGACGTCGCCGGGGCGGCGGAGGCGGCGGCGGACCTCGACGCCCTCGCGGGAGACGCCGACGGAGACGTACCCCTGCTGCGTGCCCTGGCCGACACGGCCCTCGGCTCGGTGGCCCTCGCCGAGAAGCGCCCCGAAGCGCTGCTCCCGCTGCGGCGGGCGCTCGCCGGATGGCTGGAGCTGCGGGTGCCGTACGAGGCCGCGCAGGTACGGATGCTGCTGGCGGCCGCCTGCCGGGCCGCGGGCGACGAGGAGGCGGCCCGCCTGGAGCTCGGCACCGCGCGGGCGGCCTTCGAACGGCTCGGGGCCGTACCGGACGCCCGGGTCGCGGCGGCGCTGCTGACCGGCGGGTCGCGGCGGCGGCTCCCGGGCGGGCTCACCGCGCGGGAGGCGGAGGTGCTTCGGCTGGTCGCCTCGGGCGGCACGAACAAGGACATCGCCCGTGAGCTGGTGATCAGCGAGCACACCGTCGCCCGGCACCTGAACAACATCTTCGCCAAGCTGGGCGTCGGCTCCCGCGCCTCCGCCACGGCCTACGCGTACGCGCACGACCTGGTCTGA